ACACAATTCTTGTGCATTGGTGTTCATTTGATTAGTTTGAGTTAATTAAAGTCAAtcaaatctgtttgtttataaTGCCCATGTgataaattatcttttttaCCCCTTGGCAAATAAGATAAGTTAGCTGTTATGTAATTAAGCAGACAAAGGTTTATGTGAATCGTTAATCAGTGAAATCACCTTGAACTTCGGTGACTACAGCAGTTTCTCGTAACTACTGCTGGTAGATTGTTTCATTCCTGTTTGTAAAAAGTGGGAAACAACATGATGAAGGTTGTGAAATAACAGCTTTTTAATTACTCTTGGCACttttttggatttttatttgtaagaagATGTTTTGCAGAATTGTGGGTGTGTCACGTCTGTCCTGAATATGTTCTacatagaaaaaagaaatagcTTGAAATGACAAAGGCGGAAAATGTTTTACTCTATTCAGCACATAATCATTGAAATGTGAATGAATCTGCTCACTGTGTTCACAGAGGACGATCCCTCCCCCGAGTctcatatttctgtttaaatgGGATGACTCTTGTTTCTGCAGAGGGAGCTGTGAAGCTGTCATTTGAGTCCTCTCTCAAACTGAAGGACGTGGAGAGTGAGAACGACGCAGTGACTGAGGGAAAGTATGAGCCTCCGGGTTGCGTGGCGAGGCAGAGTGTAGCGATCCTTATCCCTCATCGCAACCGCGAGAGACACCTCCTCTACCTCTTGCACCACCTGCACCCCTTCCTGCAGAGGCAGCAACTCCATTACGCCATTTATATAATCCAGCAGGTATTGTTCCacaattcatatttatacataattacatttttagtattgtgtattattttatttatattaggCGTAGTAAAGCTCCTGCTGGTTATTactacttgttttttttcccaccattAAATTATTTGCTAAAGTTTCTCTTTAacttaaaaaggaaaagttaaAATGATCACCATTGTGTATCAGCTCATTCTGTTAGAAACTATGATTATCAGATTATTTCCTGTCaatgaaaattataaaaaaatgttaaaatgactaaatgtgTTGCTACTGCACCTGATGACAtcgaggggaaaaaaagcaactCTGAGTGAATAATTATTATCTAAAAATGGTTGTGATACTTTAAAAtaacgttttttctttttcaaataaaaaaatatcaagcgaataaaacatttaactttcAAGTAAAAACAGACATGGATTGGTTAGacctttttgtttctcttaaataaaaatctgtcagGCACCATTTTTCATATCAGTGTTTTTTAGTGGAGACATGAAAAAACCAACTGAAGGCAAACATGTTCACATGCCCAAAGCAAATAATCTACAGTCAAGTCATGTtctcagagaggaagtgattaTTCTAAGTAAACTGAAGGCAAACCACAGAGCAGGTACAGTATGCATGCATGCCTAGGTAGCAGGTTCAGAGcacacaacagctgcagcaTTAAAAAAGATTGAACATTTACACTCCAactattgtgttttttcaatgGATATAACGTGATGACACATCCGATACAAGAGAAGAACATAAACATCTACACTGAAGTTAACAGACTAATgttattgtttccttttttttaaggcTGGTGTTAAAACCTTTAACCGGGCCAAGTTATTAAATGCTGGGTATTTGGAGGCACTGAAGGACTACAACTGGGAGTGTTTTATCTTCCATGATGTGGACCTGGTTCCTGAAAATGATCACAATTTATACGTCTGTGACAAGCAGCCCAAACACTTGGTGGTTGGTCGGAATGCCACAGGATATAAGTGAGTATATGACTTATTATATATGTAGTGTATGACTTTATTCCCATAGCCACAGTTAGCAGTTAAaccttatcttatctttgtGAATAAACGACGCAGCATTAACAGATGAAAGTCTCCTCTGGGATGATATTACCTTGAAAGGTCTCATCGTTTAACAACTCTAATTCTTCTTCATAATCTTTACCTCTCAGGTTACGTTACAAAGGCTACTTCGGAGGAGTCACAGCCATGACCAAAGAACAGTTTCTAAAAGTGAACGGATTCTCAAACACTTACTGGGGTTGGGGGGGAGAGGACGATGATCTTCGCATCAGGTGAGACAGGAGTGGAAATCATTTGATCATTCAGTGTGCAGCAGATTGGTGACGGtgcatattcattcattcattcattcattcattcactgaTGTATGTATCTGCCGTCTCACGTAGGGTGGAGCTGCAGAAAATGACGATAGTGAGGCCGCCCACTGATGTAGGTCGTTAtaccatggtgttccacaaaCGGGACAGTggcaatgaaataaacaaggACAGGTCAGTAACTGGGAGAATGTGTTCTGCTTGTATCAGGCTATTATAgggcaaataaaacatgtgcCTTGCAGCAGCCCTGAATGGTatgttccattttttttttgccaagataattttttatatttttctcttttaatctgtgaaaacagacaaaagttTGTGTATATaagcatttatatatattatgatgGAGTAACAAAGGCCACTTAAAGGGAGTTAATTTGAAGAATGTGGatcatcttgttaagttatattTAAGATTAAGTttcacaaatgacaaaatacttCATCGGCTCATCGGCATCACATTATTATAAGTATCAAGactttgaaaatattatttattctcctattattataacatttttttcttgtaaaatgaTTTTAGAATTATATTTTCGATtaattctcaaaatctcagtttttttttaaaatgcaatttttCCGAGATAGACAAAAGAACTAACCTGAATCTATCCtggtaaaaaaatgtaaatatcatcTCTTCCATaaactcttttcttcttttctctcaggATGAGGCTGTTAGGACGAACACGGCAGGTTTGGAGAAAGGACGGACTCAACAGCTGCTCATATAAGACTTTGTCAGTAGAGAGGCTGCCTCTTTATGTGAATGTCACTGTGGACATTGGTAAGCCATAGAGTTAAGATTTCCAACTGGAAGCCCTACTGTGaccaaaaataatattttatgatATATTTTATACACTCTACCAGGCCTCTGAGTGCAGAACATCTGAtgcagttttaaaacacaatcaaCACCCAAAATGCACACAGTTTCAGTTTACATATTAAATAGTGGTAACCACATTAGTTGGTTCATCTTTTCACAATAATGTTGCATATCATGCTGCCTCCATTCCTTCATATTATAACCGTACTTTCTTCGTTATGAGTCGGAGCATCCTGCAAACATTGAATACATATACGGATATATAGCTATTCCTGGTATTTATATATTGCTGTAGCAAACTTTGATTAATTCATCCATTTGCCTTATTATTTGCCTTCCTGATATATATCACAGCGTGAAACATGCTGATATGTTGTGTCTAAAGTCCTGTCAcgctgtgtgtattttgtgcacTTCATTCTCTGGATACATTGAACTCTTGAAGTCCCGACAGTCAAAGGTGGTGTCACCTATTTTGCCTGAGCCAGATAACCGAACACCAGTGTTGGTTTGCAGAGCCTGTAAGAATGTTGACGTCTGAGTTTGATTCACAGCTCAGTAGAGaggatttatttcaaattgacATGTTCATGACTAACTGTAGAAAGTGTGTAATCTGAGGTAAAGTTACCACTGGATCAATTGACAAGGATCACCTGTATTAAAGCTACACAATTTGAGTTTTGGCCACCAGATGGCAGAAAGACCAACTAACAGCAGCATTAGCAATACTCTAATCTAGTAAACATGCactttcaactttatttgttttacagtgttgaAGCACAGAAATGTAATCAGGCTTTTGCTTTAGATCAATGAACATAAGTAAACGTGTAAACTGtccagattaaaaaaatacatgaactAATCTAAATTAGCTTTAAATTATCCTCATTATCTGTATCTTAAGATTTCAGTTTCAGAGTTTAGTCATAGTGGACAAACTGAAATTCAAGAAATCTTAATGCAAAATATTCAGAGTCCTCATCTAAAACTTGGcagtaataatatattatacaGTGACAATTAAATTGTGCAGCTTATCTTTGAGAACAGAAACTCAAGCAGcaaaagcaataataataaatggtGATCATATCCCTTGATATTCAGTTGAATATATTGAAAAAAGTTATCGGTATCACAATGTAGGATATATTCACAGCGGACATTTCTACAGGAGCCACACAGAACACAAACCTGAATCCGGCTCACTTCCAGCCTCTCTAATGTTATTTATAGTCTGCTGTGATAAAGGTCCGTCAAAGACAAAAGTAATTCTGCTCCGTCTGCCtgctcaaaaataaaaaaaacctcaatcATCTTATTTTTCTGCGCATCACTAGCTAACAGAACGACCATCTTTGCATGTTTTGATCCTTGTTAGGGCCATTATGATAATATGGTTTA
The Hippoglossus stenolepis isolate QCI-W04-F060 chromosome 15, HSTE1.2, whole genome shotgun sequence DNA segment above includes these coding regions:
- the b4galt4 gene encoding beta-1,4-galactosyltransferase 4, translated to MGFCSPVCKILRRAKYFVLLFLSLSVLAWIATFTGETVKSTQETSAATETLVKGDSLRDKLNSWTKTPDRANTPTPKGKCPKESPLLQGAVKLSFESSLKLKDVESENDAVTEGKYEPPGCVARQSVAILIPHRNRERHLLYLLHHLHPFLQRQQLHYAIYIIQQAGVKTFNRAKLLNAGYLEALKDYNWECFIFHDVDLVPENDHNLYVCDKQPKHLVVGRNATGYKLRYKGYFGGVTAMTKEQFLKVNGFSNTYWGWGGEDDDLRIRVELQKMTIVRPPTDVGRYTMVFHKRDSGNEINKDRMRLLGRTRQVWRKDGLNSCSYKTLSVERLPLYVNVTVDIGKP